A genomic window from Nocardioides rotundus includes:
- a CDS encoding MarR family winged helix-turn-helix transcriptional regulator, which produces MNSDTRWLDASQQRSWRALVIGTTLLMDRLDDELRQEFDISLTEYEILVRLSEREGRQMRMAQLADALAHSRSRVTHTVTRMERQGLVRRSHSPDDGRGVLASMTEDGMRLLQAAAPMHVEGVRRHLVDLASAEDFAALGRVMNAVTDQLIVGHPEMEIRRPTV; this is translated from the coding sequence ATGAACTCCGACACCAGGTGGCTCGACGCGTCACAGCAGCGGTCGTGGCGTGCGCTGGTCATCGGCACGACGCTGCTGATGGACCGGCTCGATGATGAGCTGCGACAGGAGTTCGACATCTCGCTGACCGAGTACGAGATCCTGGTCCGGCTCTCCGAGCGCGAGGGCCGGCAGATGCGGATGGCCCAGCTGGCCGACGCGCTGGCCCACAGCCGCAGCCGGGTGACGCACACGGTGACCCGGATGGAGCGTCAGGGGCTGGTCCGCCGCTCCCACTCCCCCGACGACGGCCGCGGCGTCCTGGCGTCGATGACCGAGGATGGCATGCGGCTGCTGCAGGCTGCGGCGCCGATGCACGTCGAGGGGGTACGCCGCCACCTGGTGGACCTGGCCTCCGCCGAGGACTTCGCCGCGCTCGGCCGGGTGATGAACGCGGTCACCGACCAGCTGATCGTCGGCCACCCCGAGATGGAGATCCGCCGGCCGACGGTCTGA
- a CDS encoding acetyl-CoA C-acetyltransferase, with product MPEAVIVAAARTPIGRANKGSLKDLRPDDLAAGIVSTALDQVPALDRSTVDDVYLGCGLPGGESGFNMGRVVNVLNGMDDVPAATVTRYCASSVQTTRMAFHAIRAGEGDVFVSAGVETVSRFGRGTSDTWPDTHNARFADAEARSAEQAQGGQDWHDPRQDDALPDVYLAMGQTAENVARLRGLDRRELDEFAVRSQNLAEKAIADGFWAREITPVTTPDGTVVSADDGPRAGVTYEAISQLDPVFRPDGVVTAGNCCPLNDGAAAVVVMSDTKAAELGLTPLARIVSTGVSGLSPEIMGLGPVEATRRALAHAGMSIGDIDLVEINEAFAAQVVPSYQDLGIDLDRLNVNGGAIAVGHPFGMTGARLQNTMLNSLDWHDKSTGLITMCVGGGQGMALILERMS from the coding sequence ATGCCCGAGGCCGTCATCGTCGCCGCCGCCCGCACCCCCATCGGCCGGGCCAACAAGGGGTCGCTGAAGGACCTGCGGCCCGACGACCTGGCCGCCGGCATCGTGTCGACGGCGCTGGACCAGGTCCCGGCGCTGGACCGCTCCACCGTGGACGACGTCTACCTCGGCTGCGGTCTCCCCGGCGGGGAGTCCGGCTTCAACATGGGCCGGGTGGTCAACGTGCTCAACGGGATGGACGACGTGCCGGCCGCCACGGTCACCCGCTACTGCGCCTCCTCGGTGCAGACCACCCGGATGGCCTTCCACGCGATCCGGGCCGGCGAGGGCGACGTGTTCGTCTCCGCCGGCGTGGAGACGGTCTCCCGCTTCGGCCGCGGCACCTCCGACACCTGGCCGGACACCCACAACGCGCGGTTCGCCGACGCCGAGGCCCGCTCCGCCGAGCAGGCGCAGGGCGGCCAGGACTGGCACGACCCGCGCCAGGACGACGCGCTGCCCGACGTCTACCTGGCGATGGGCCAGACGGCGGAGAACGTCGCCCGGCTGCGCGGTCTGGACCGGCGCGAGCTCGACGAGTTCGCCGTACGCTCCCAGAACCTCGCCGAGAAGGCGATCGCCGACGGCTTCTGGGCCCGGGAGATCACCCCGGTCACCACCCCCGACGGCACGGTGGTCTCCGCCGACGACGGCCCGCGCGCCGGCGTCACCTACGAGGCGATCTCCCAGCTGGACCCGGTCTTCCGGCCCGACGGCGTGGTCACGGCAGGGAACTGCTGCCCGCTCAACGACGGCGCCGCGGCCGTGGTCGTCATGAGCGACACGAAGGCCGCCGAGCTCGGGCTGACCCCGCTGGCGCGGATCGTCTCCACCGGTGTGTCGGGGCTGTCCCCGGAGATCATGGGCCTCGGGCCGGTCGAGGCGACCCGCCGGGCGCTCGCGCACGCGGGGATGAGCATCGGCGACATCGACCTGGTGGAGATCAACGAGGCGTTCGCGGCCCAGGTGGTGCCGTCCTACCAGGACCTCGGGATCGACCTGGACCGGCTCAACGTCAACGGCGGCGCGATCGCCGTGGGGCACCCCTTCGGCATGACCGGCGCCCGGCTGCAGAACACGATGCTCAACAGCCTGGACTGGCACGACAAGTCCACCGGCCTGATCACCATGTGCGTCGGCGGCGGCCAGGGCATGGCGCTCATCCTCGAGCGGATGTCCTGA
- the ettA gene encoding energy-dependent translational throttle protein EttA has translation MAEYVFTLRNVRKAHGDKVVLDNVTLSFLHGAKIGVVGPNGAGKSSLLKIMAGLDQPNNGDAIKDPEATVGMLQQEPPLTEGKTVLENVQEAVADTKKKLDRYNEISEQLADPDADYDALLAEMGDLQTDLDHAGAWDLDSRLDQAMDALRCPPGDVLVDHLSGGERRRVALCKLLLQQPDLLLLDEPTNHLDAESVQWLEGHLKNYPGAVLAVTHDRYFLDNVAEWIAEVDRGSIHGYQGNYSTYLETKKDRLKIEGAKDAKRAKMLEKELDWVRSNPKARQAKSKARLQRYEEMAAEADRARKIDTAVINIPPGPRLGDVVLEARGLEKGFEGRTLMHDLSFTLPKAGIVGVIGPNGVGKTTLFRMITGQEEPDGGELKVGQTVKISYVDQSRGGIDPNKNVWEVVSDGLDFIKVANFEMNSRAYVASFGFKGPDQQKKAGVLSGGERNRLNLALTLKMGGNLLLLDEPTNDLDVETLSSLEDALLDFPGCAVVTSHDRWFLDRVATHILAWEGDEQDPAKWFWFEGNFAAYEANKVERLGEEAARPHRVTHRRLTRD, from the coding sequence ATGGCTGAGTACGTCTTCACCCTGCGCAACGTGCGCAAGGCTCACGGGGACAAGGTGGTCCTCGACAACGTCACCCTCTCGTTCCTGCACGGCGCCAAGATCGGCGTCGTCGGGCCCAACGGCGCCGGCAAGTCCTCGCTGCTGAAGATCATGGCCGGGCTGGACCAGCCCAACAACGGCGACGCGATCAAGGACCCCGAGGCCACCGTGGGCATGCTCCAGCAGGAGCCCCCGCTGACCGAGGGCAAGACGGTCCTGGAGAACGTCCAGGAGGCGGTCGCCGACACCAAGAAGAAGCTCGACCGCTACAACGAGATCTCCGAGCAGCTCGCCGACCCCGACGCGGACTACGACGCGCTGCTGGCCGAGATGGGCGACCTGCAGACCGACCTGGACCACGCCGGCGCGTGGGACCTCGACAGCCGGCTGGACCAGGCCATGGACGCGCTGCGCTGCCCGCCGGGCGACGTACTCGTGGACCACCTCTCCGGTGGTGAGCGGCGCCGGGTCGCGCTGTGCAAGCTGCTGCTCCAGCAGCCCGACCTGCTGCTGCTCGACGAGCCCACCAACCACCTGGACGCGGAGTCGGTCCAGTGGCTGGAGGGGCACCTGAAGAACTACCCCGGCGCCGTCCTCGCGGTCACGCACGACCGTTACTTCCTCGACAACGTCGCGGAGTGGATCGCCGAGGTCGACCGCGGCTCCATCCACGGCTACCAGGGCAACTACTCCACCTACCTGGAGACCAAGAAGGACCGCCTCAAGATCGAGGGCGCCAAGGACGCCAAGCGCGCCAAGATGCTGGAGAAGGAGCTGGACTGGGTCCGCTCCAACCCCAAGGCGCGGCAGGCCAAGAGCAAGGCCCGGCTGCAGCGCTACGAGGAGATGGCCGCCGAGGCCGACCGCGCCCGCAAGATCGACACCGCGGTGATCAACATCCCGCCGGGTCCCCGGTTGGGCGACGTGGTGCTCGAGGCACGCGGGCTGGAGAAGGGCTTCGAGGGCCGCACCCTCATGCACGACCTCTCCTTCACCCTGCCCAAGGCCGGCATCGTCGGCGTGATCGGACCCAACGGCGTCGGCAAGACCACCCTGTTCCGGATGATCACCGGCCAGGAGGAGCCCGACGGTGGGGAGCTCAAGGTCGGGCAGACCGTGAAGATCTCCTACGTCGACCAGAGCCGCGGGGGCATCGACCCGAACAAGAACGTGTGGGAGGTCGTCTCCGACGGCCTGGACTTCATCAAGGTCGCGAACTTCGAGATGAACTCCCGCGCCTACGTCGCGTCCTTCGGCTTCAAGGGGCCCGACCAGCAGAAGAAGGCCGGCGTGCTCTCCGGTGGTGAGCGCAACCGGCTGAACCTCGCGCTGACCCTGAAGATGGGCGGCAACCTGCTGCTCCTCGACGAGCCCACCAACGACCTGGACGTGGAGACCCTGTCCTCCCTGGAGGACGCGCTGCTGGACTTCCCCGGCTGCGCCGTGGTCACCTCCCACGACCGGTGGTTCCTCGACCGGGTCGCGACGCACATCCTGGCCTGGGAGGGCGACGAGCAGGACCCGGCCAAGTGGTTCTGGTTCGAGGGCAACTTCGCGGCCTACGAGGCGAACAAGGTCGAGCGCCTCGGCGAGGAGGCAGCGCGGCCGCACCGGGTCACCCACCGGCGGCTCACCCGCGACTGA
- a CDS encoding single-stranded DNA-binding protein, with protein sequence MNDTYITFRGWLGGDVELHDVKGGHRIARMRVASTPRRFRGDHWEDGPTIWFTVKAWNHLATHASSSLSTGQPVLVHGRLEADVWTREDGTTQVRYIVTAESIGHDLTRGTADFTKREQSQETQAVPEAVTDPDAWAPPKVEEPAA encoded by the coding sequence GTGAACGACACCTACATCACGTTCCGCGGCTGGCTGGGCGGCGACGTCGAGCTGCACGACGTCAAGGGCGGCCACCGGATCGCCCGGATGCGCGTGGCCAGCACCCCGCGACGCTTCCGCGGCGACCACTGGGAGGACGGGCCCACGATCTGGTTCACGGTGAAGGCCTGGAACCACCTCGCCACGCATGCGTCGAGCTCGCTGAGCACCGGACAGCCGGTGCTGGTGCACGGACGACTCGAGGCCGACGTCTGGACCCGCGAGGACGGGACGACCCAGGTCCGATACATCGTCACCGCCGAGTCCATCGGTCACGACCTGACCCGGGGGACCGCGGACTTCACCAAGCGTGAGCAGTCCCAGGAGACCCAGGCCGTGCCCGAGGCCGTCACCGACCCCGACGCCTGGGCTCCGCCGAAGGTCGAGGAGCCCGCCGCCTGA